Proteins from one Fragaria vesca subsp. vesca linkage group LG6, FraVesHawaii_1.0, whole genome shotgun sequence genomic window:
- the LOC101299215 gene encoding uncharacterized protein LOC101299215, whose translation MLRQRLIQTLRTRGGSATGPSRWTSPGHEEHPKGYLFNRTPLPPGQSRKWEDWELPCYVTSFLTIVILGVGLNAKPDLTIETWAHQKALERLEIEKAALSPESE comes from the coding sequence ATGCTCCGCCAGCGCCTCATCCAAACCCTCCGCACCCGCGGCGGCTCCGCCACCGGCCCCAGCCGCTGGACCAGCCCCGGCCACGAAGAACACCCCAAAGGCTACCTCTTCAACCGAACCCCTCTCCCTCCCGGTCAGTCCCGTAAATGGGAGGACTGGGAGCTCCCTTGCTACGTCACCAGCTTCCTCACCATCGTCATCCTCGGCGTCGGTCTCAATGCCAAGCCCGATCTCACCATCGAGACCTGGGCCCACCAGAAGGCCCTCGAGCGCCTCGAGATCGAGAAGGCCGCCCTCTCGCCTGAATCCGAATGA
- the LOC101305398 gene encoding putative pentatricopeptide repeat-containing protein At3g13770, mitochondrial-like: MHRRLPFLVCNRNYVISAPSARQLSLPSFPQNPPALIYLCSNGQLREALVEMTVQGLAMKFEGYYTLLNECVTRRAFREGQRVHAHMIKTCYLPPVHLQTRLIVFYNNCDCLRDARRVLDEMPQRNVVSWTAMISAYSKRGYAAEATDLFLQMLRSEEEPNEFTFATILTSCTGSWGFDLGRQIHSLIIKTKYESHIFVGSSLLDMYAKAGRMLEARRVFDSLPERDVVSCTAIISGYAQQGLDEEALELFRQLQREGMTSNYVTYASVLTALSGLAALDLGRQVHNHVLRREVPSFVVLQNSLIDMYSKCGKLSYSRRVFDTMPERTVISWNAMLVGYSKHGMGNEVVKLFKLMKEENKIRPDSVTFLAVLSGCSHGGMEDRGLEFFYEMGKGKNGIEPELEHYGCVVDLLGRSGRVEEAFEFIKKMPSEPTAAIWGSLLGACRVHSNVKIGEFVGFQLLDIEPENAGNYVILSNLFASAGRWEDVRTVRELMTEKAVIKEPGRSWIELDQVLHTFHASDRSHPRREEVSAKVREISAKIKEAGYSPEMECVLYDVDDEQKEKILLGHSEKMALAFGIIATPEGAPVRVIKNLRICVDCHNFAKLVSKIYGREVSLRDKNRFHHMVGGICSCGDYW; the protein is encoded by the exons ATGCACAGAAGACTACCGTTCTTAGTTTGCAATCGTAATTATGTAATATCCGCCCCATCCGCCCGCCAACTATCCCTTCCATCCTTCCCGCAAAATCCCCCGGCTTTAATATATCTATGCTCCAATGGTCAACTGAGAGAAGCCCTGGTGGAAATGACCGTTCAAGGCCTTGCAATGAAGTTCGAAGGCTACTACACCCTCTTAAACGAGTGCGTGACCAGAAGGGCCTTTAGAGAAGGCCAAAGAGTCCATGCCCACATGATCAAAACTTGTTATCTTCCGCCGGTGCACCTTCAGACCCGCCTCATTGTTTTCTATAACAACTGTGATTGTTTGCGTGATGCACGCCGAGTGCTTGATGAAATGCCTCAGAGAAATGTGGTGTCGTGGACGGCTATGATTTCGGCTTATTCTAAGAGGGGGTATGCAGCCGAAGCCACCGATCTTTTTCTGCAGATGTTAAGATCAG AGGAGGAACCTAATGAGTTCACGTTTGCGACAATACTTACGTCATGTACTGGTTCTTGGGGGTTTGACTTGGGAAGGCAAATCCACTCTCTTATAATTAAAACAAAGTATGAATCGCATATATTTGTTGGCAGCTCACTTCTTGATATGTATGCCAAAGCTGGTAGAATGCTTGAGGCGAGACGAGTTTTTGACAGCTTGCCTGAAAGGGATGTTGTTTCTTGTACAGCTATAATATCTGGTTATGCCCAGCAGGGTCTGGATGAGGAGGCTTTGGAGCTGTTCCGGCAGTTGCAGAGGGAAGGAATGACTTCGAATTATGTCACTTATGCCAGTGTTTTGACAGCATTGTCAGGGCTTGCTGCTTTGGACCTTGGCAGGCAAGTTCATAACCATGTCCTTCGTCGAGAAGTGCCTTCATTTGTAGTTCTTCAGAACTCTCTGATTGATATGTATTCAAAATGTGGAAAGCTGAGTTACTCAAGAAGAGTTTTTGATACCATGCCCGAGAGGACTGTTATCTCATGGAATGCAATGCTGGTAGGGTATAGTAAACACGGAATGGGAAATGAGGTGGTTAAGCTTTTCAAGCTCATGAAAGAAGAAAATAAAATCAGACCAGACAGTGTCACTTTTTTGGCTGTTCTATCTGGTTGCAGTCACGGAGGAATGGAAGATAGAGGGCTGGAATTCTTTTATGAGATGGGGAAAGGGAAAAATGGAATTGAGCCAGAGCTTGAGCACTATGGATGTGTTGTTGATCTGCTTGGACGTTCTGGTCGAGTCGAAGAAGCGTTTGAGTTCATTAAGAAGATGCCTTCTGAACCAACTGCTGCTATATGGGGTTCCCTTTTAGGGGCTTGTAGAGTTCACTCTAATGTTAAGATCGGTGAATTTGTGGGTTTTCAACTTCTCGATATTGAGCCTGAAAATGCTGGGAATTACGTCATTCTTTCAAATTTATTTGCTTCTGCAGGGAGATGGGAAGATGTAAGAACTGTAAGGGAATTAATGACAGAGAAGGCTGTGATAAAGGAGCCAGGAAGAAGTTGGATCGAGCTTGACCAAGTTCTTCATACTTTTCATGCAAGTGATCGCTCCCATCCTAGAAGGGAAGAGGTATCTGCAAAGGTGAGAGAGATATCAGCAAAGATAAAGGAAGCTGGTTACTCTCCTGAGATGGAATGTGTTTTATATGATGTGGATGACGAGCAGAAGGAGAAAATACTTCTAGGCCACAGTGAAAAGATGGCTTTGGCTTTCGGGATTATTGCTACTCCTGAAGGGGCACCAGTCCGTGTGATAAAAAACCTTCGCATTTGTGTTGATTGCCATAATTTTGCTAAATTAGTCTCGAAGATATATGGAAGAGAAGTGTCTTTGAGAGATAAAAACCGGTTTCATCACATGGTTGGAGGGATTTGTTCTTGTGGAGATTACTGGTGA